A DNA window from Acidimicrobiales bacterium contains the following coding sequences:
- a CDS encoding fumarylacetoacetate hydrolase family protein, whose product PSKVFCVGLNYLRHLLETGRGAEAPSHPTLFAKFADALTGPFDDVVLPAASAGVDWEAELVVVVGSTVRAADRRAAAGAIAGFTVGNDVSMRDWQRRTTQWLQGKTWEASSPVGPFLVTLDELGGPAPDLAISCRVDGETMQDARTSDLLFDPVDVVAYASTVTTLRPGDLIFTGTPDGVGGARQPPVFLEDGQVVTTRIEGVGEMVNRFVAEKPAAG is encoded by the coding sequence CTCCGTCCAAGGTCTTCTGCGTCGGGCTCAACTACCTCCGCCACCTGCTGGAGACCGGCCGGGGGGCGGAGGCGCCGTCCCACCCGACCCTGTTCGCCAAGTTCGCCGACGCCCTGACCGGGCCGTTCGACGACGTGGTGCTGCCGGCGGCGTCGGCGGGCGTCGACTGGGAGGCCGAGCTGGTGGTCGTCGTGGGGTCCACCGTCCGCGCCGCCGACCGGAGGGCGGCGGCGGGGGCCATAGCCGGCTTCACCGTCGGCAACGACGTCAGCATGCGCGACTGGCAGCGGCGCACGACCCAGTGGCTCCAGGGCAAGACGTGGGAGGCGTCGTCCCCCGTCGGGCCGTTCCTGGTCACCCTCGACGAGCTCGGCGGTCCCGCCCCCGACCTGGCGATCTCGTGCCGGGTCGACGGGGAGACGATGCAGGACGCCCGGACGTCGGACCTGCTCTTCGATCCCGTCGACGTGGTCGCCTACGCCAGCACCGTGACCACGCTGCGGCCCGGAGACCTCATCTTCACCGGCACGCCCGACGGGGTCGGCGGGGCGCGCCAGCCTCCTGTGTTCCTGGAGGACGGCCAGGTGGTGACGACCCGCATCGAAGGGGTGGGGGAGATGGTGAACCGGTTCGTGGCCGAGAAGCCGGCCGCCGGGTAG